One window of Deltaproteobacteria bacterium genomic DNA carries:
- a CDS encoding type II toxin-antitoxin system HicB family antitoxin — protein MKFSAIITKEEKWYVARCPELNVTSQGKTFEEAQKNLSEAIELYLESFGEEDLPPIEGSPIWTTIEVASHA, from the coding sequence ATGAAGTTTTCAGCCATCATCACAAAAGAAGAAAAATGGTATGTTGCACGGTGCCCTGAACTTAATGTGACCAGCCAAGGCAAGACCTTTGAAGAAGCTCAAAAAAATCTTTCCGAAGCCATCGAATTATACTTAGAAAGTTTTGGAGAAGAAGACTTACCCCCCATTGAAGGATCGCCCATTTGGACAACGATTGAGGTTGCTTCGCATGCCTAA
- a CDS encoding type II toxin-antitoxin system HicA family toxin codes for MPKLPVLSGKELIKILKKFGFEEVRQKGSHVSLQKIASEKTYRTVVPLHSELAKGTLRDILNQCGIKKENLFNP; via the coding sequence ATGCCTAAGCTTCCCGTTCTTTCGGGGAAAGAACTCATTAAAATTTTAAAGAAGTTCGGTTTTGAAGAAGTTCGGCAAAAGGGTAGCCACGTTTCATTGCAAAAGATCGCCTCTGAAAAAACTTACCGAACGGTAGTCCCTCTTCATTCAGAACTTGCTAAAGGAACCCTGCGCGACATTTTAAATCAATGCGGCATTAAAAAAGAAAATCTCTTTAATCCTTAA
- the hemL gene encoding glutamate-1-semialdehyde 2,1-aminomutase: MSQSQKLFARAEKVMPGGVNSPVRAFQSVGGIPRFIQRASKAYLIDADGNRYIDYVGSWGPMILGHGHPAVNQALRQTLKHGTSFGAPAEAEVKMAEFLCAQIPSLEKVRMVNSGTEAVMGALRVARGFTGRNKVLKFAGCYHGHADYLLVKAGSGALTLGQPDSLGIPAEFAAHTLVAPYNDLAAVQELAETHAADLAAIIVEPVVGNMGCVLPKPNFLQGLRQICDQTGALLVFDEVMTGFRVHEACAQGLYDIKPDLTTLGKIIGGGLPVGAYGGRKDIMALVSPEGGVYQAGTLSGNPLAMAAGLATLKATRRKNFYRQLEKQTKALSDGLLALSKKHGIGLQVPSTCGMLSVFFNARPVLNLDDAMQSNTVHFKKFFHAMLEQGIYLPPSPFEAWFIGAAHGSKGIAKTLQAADRAFERLGT; this comes from the coding sequence ATTTCTCAATCTCAAAAATTATTTGCACGGGCAGAGAAAGTGATGCCCGGTGGGGTGAACAGCCCGGTGCGGGCCTTTCAGTCGGTGGGGGGAATTCCGCGGTTTATTCAACGGGCCAGCAAAGCCTATCTGATTGACGCAGATGGTAATCGTTACATTGACTATGTGGGCAGTTGGGGGCCGATGATCTTGGGCCATGGGCACCCTGCGGTTAACCAGGCCTTGCGTCAAACCCTCAAACACGGCACCAGTTTTGGGGCACCGGCTGAAGCCGAAGTCAAGATGGCGGAATTTTTATGTGCACAAATCCCTAGCCTCGAAAAGGTGCGGATGGTCAATTCGGGCACAGAGGCCGTGATGGGGGCCTTGCGCGTGGCACGCGGTTTTACGGGTCGGAATAAAGTTTTGAAATTTGCGGGCTGTTACCATGGCCATGCCGATTACTTACTCGTCAAAGCCGGCTCGGGCGCCCTCACCTTGGGTCAGCCCGATAGCCTGGGCATACCGGCAGAATTTGCTGCTCACACGTTGGTGGCCCCCTACAACGACTTGGCGGCGGTTCAAGAACTCGCCGAAACTCATGCCGCTGATCTTGCGGCCATCATCGTGGAGCCGGTGGTAGGCAACATGGGTTGTGTTTTACCTAAGCCTAATTTTTTGCAAGGGTTGCGTCAAATTTGCGATCAAACCGGCGCCTTATTGGTGTTTGATGAAGTCATGACCGGCTTTCGCGTGCACGAAGCTTGCGCCCAAGGGCTCTACGACATCAAACCCGACCTCACGACCTTAGGCAAAATTATTGGTGGCGGGCTGCCGGTGGGCGCCTATGGCGGCCGCAAAGACATTATGGCCCTGGTAAGCCCGGAGGGCGGCGTTTACCAGGCAGGCACCCTGTCGGGCAATCCTTTGGCCATGGCCGCAGGGCTTGCCACGCTTAAAGCCACCCGTCGAAAAAATTTTTACCGCCAATTAGAAAAACAAACGAAGGCCTTAAGCGATGGCCTGTTGGCTTTAAGCAAAAAACATGGGATTGGCCTTCAAGTGCCCAGTACCTGCGGCATGTTATCGGTGTTTTTTAACGCAAGGCCCGTGCTTAACTTAGATGATGCGATGCAATCTAACACCGTGCACTTCAAAAAATTCTTTCATGCCATGCTAGAACAAGGCATTTATCTACCCCCCAGCCCCTTTGAGGCCTGGTTTATCGGTGCAGCTCATGGCTCAAAAGGAATTGCCAAAACTTTACAGGCCGCTGACAGAGCGTTTGAAAGGTTGGGAACTTAA
- a CDS encoding tetratricopeptide repeat protein, protein MTWIVVTIVLFWIFPAHAQEFPKDHAKALAELKAGHYEKAYDYFEKARLHTTDDAELLKDIGITATILKKYDAANTHLMKSFKLDPEDFRTYLALYDLAKAQGQVDQQQQWANLLTEHFPNLYLGYALQGSMLAKAGKLKAAFEKFEQAKAKNPQDPYFESDRALLLAKLGQKDQAIEILEKLVKEAGSKEPLFQKNLEQLKAINP, encoded by the coding sequence ATGACGTGGATTGTAGTAACAATCGTTCTGTTTTGGATCTTTCCCGCCCATGCTCAAGAATTCCCCAAAGACCACGCCAAGGCCTTGGCCGAACTGAAAGCCGGCCACTACGAAAAGGCCTATGACTATTTTGAAAAGGCCCGCCTTCACACCACCGATGACGCAGAATTACTCAAAGACATTGGAATTACGGCCACAATCTTAAAAAAATATGACGCGGCCAATACCCATTTGATGAAAAGCTTTAAACTCGACCCCGAGGATTTTCGCACCTATTTAGCGCTGTATGATTTAGCCAAAGCCCAAGGCCAAGTCGACCAACAACAACAGTGGGCAAACTTACTCACCGAACACTTCCCCAACCTTTATCTCGGCTACGCCCTGCAAGGGTCAATGCTCGCCAAAGCCGGCAAACTAAAAGCGGCATTCGAAAAGTTTGAACAGGCCAAAGCCAAAAACCCCCAAGACCCTTACTTCGAAAGCGACCGCGCCTTACTTTTGGCCAAACTAGGCCAAAAAGACCAGGCTATTGAAATTCTTGAGAAATTGGTTAAAGAGGCCGGCAGCAAAGAACCGCTGTTTCAAAAAAACCTCGAACAACTCAAAGCCATAAACCCTTAG
- a CDS encoding aldo/keto reductase family protein → MPYRALGQCGVKVSTFALGGWTTFGGSVTDPKVIHQILHHAYGVGVNFFDMADIYAKGETEKVMGQVLKEFPRHTLVLSSKVFWPMSEDVNDRGLSRKHIMESVEKSLKRLGTDYLDLYFCHRYDEATPLEETVRAMDDLVHQGKVLYWGTSEWTAEQITASVELCKSRGYYRPKVEQPQYSLVARNKVEPGVRQAVKAAGMGMVVWSPLGSGILTGKYDEGIPKGSRLDQIPWLREMVLTDGNIERVRQFKTLAKEAGCSRAQLALAWVAAQPNVSSVILGATQLTQLQENLGALNISMTQELASKIEAIFS, encoded by the coding sequence ATGCCTTATCGGGCCTTAGGGCAGTGCGGGGTGAAGGTGAGCACCTTTGCCTTGGGGGGTTGGACAACCTTTGGGGGTAGCGTGACCGATCCAAAAGTGATCCATCAAATTTTGCATCATGCCTATGGTGTGGGCGTTAATTTTTTTGACATGGCTGATATTTATGCCAAGGGCGAGACCGAAAAGGTGATGGGGCAGGTATTAAAAGAGTTTCCTCGCCATACCTTGGTGCTTTCTTCCAAGGTATTTTGGCCCATGAGCGAAGATGTCAACGATCGGGGTTTGTCACGCAAACACATCATGGAATCGGTCGAAAAAAGCCTCAAACGTTTGGGTACCGACTATTTAGATCTGTATTTTTGCCATCGCTATGACGAAGCAACGCCTTTAGAAGAAACCGTGCGGGCCATGGACGATTTAGTGCATCAGGGTAAGGTGCTTTATTGGGGTACCAGTGAATGGACAGCTGAGCAAATCACCGCCAGTGTTGAGTTATGCAAGTCCCGCGGGTATTATCGCCCCAAGGTCGAGCAACCACAGTATAGCTTAGTGGCTCGCAACAAGGTGGAACCAGGGGTGCGACAGGCGGTGAAAGCTGCGGGGATGGGGATGGTGGTGTGGAGCCCGCTCGGTTCAGGTATTTTGACCGGCAAATATGATGAAGGCATTCCCAAAGGCTCCAGGCTCGATCAGATTCCTTGGTTACGGGAGATGGTCTTGACCGATGGTAACATTGAACGTGTCAGGCAATTCAAAACCTTGGCCAAGGAAGCAGGGTGTAGCCGGGCGCAGCTGGCCTTGGCTTGGGTGGCAGCCCAACCTAACGTGTCGAGCGTTATTTTAGGGGCAACGCAATTGACGCAACTGCAGGAAAACCTAGGGGCGTTAAACATCTCTATGACGCAAGAACTTGCGTCAAAAATCGAAGCCATTTTTTCATAA
- the xseB gene encoding exodeoxyribonuclease VII small subunit, with product MTKKLPFEKAMERLEEIVGALEEGDLALEKSLKLFEEGVGHIRRLNTELEAAELTVEKLMKKNGELETAPFESDETP from the coding sequence ATGACCAAAAAACTCCCATTTGAAAAGGCCATGGAACGCCTGGAAGAGATTGTAGGTGCGCTCGAAGAAGGCGACCTGGCCTTAGAAAAATCTCTCAAGCTGTTTGAAGAAGGGGTGGGGCATATTCGCCGGCTCAATACCGAACTCGAAGCCGCTGAACTCACGGTTGAAAAGCTCATGAAAAAGAACGGTGAGCTTGAAACCGCCCCCTTTGAAAGCGATGAAACCCCATGA
- a CDS encoding polyprenyl synthetase family protein: MDLKAYLANRKTLIEAALEKFLLPTTTWPTSLHQAMRYSMMAGGKRLRPILVLAGCEAVAGDIEVAIPTACAMEMIHTYSLIHDDLPAMDDDDLRRGHPTNHKVYGEAIAILAGDSLLTEAFSMIAKTPIPSTHTAQLLKVIALIADAAGSGGMAGGQVVDLESEHKKISAEELKKIHVHKTGKLIQASVTAGAMLGKGSEAQINNLGHYGMNIGLAFQIADDILDIEGGEAIGKDVGSDLAKEKSTYPSVLGMETSRKLAHDLIEEALGNLQGFSAHADPLRAIAQYVISRKN, encoded by the coding sequence ATCGACCTCAAGGCCTACCTGGCTAATCGCAAGACTCTCATCGAGGCCGCCTTAGAAAAATTTTTGCTCCCCACCACAACTTGGCCTACAAGTTTGCATCAAGCCATGCGTTATAGCATGATGGCGGGCGGCAAGCGCTTGCGCCCTATCTTGGTATTAGCAGGCTGTGAAGCGGTGGCTGGGGATATCGAGGTTGCCATTCCTACGGCCTGCGCCATGGAGATGATCCACACCTATTCGCTCATTCACGACGACCTGCCCGCCATGGATGATGACGATTTGCGCCGCGGGCACCCCACCAATCACAAAGTTTACGGCGAGGCCATTGCAATTTTAGCCGGTGATTCATTACTCACCGAGGCCTTTAGCATGATCGCCAAAACGCCTATTCCATCTACACACACCGCTCAACTTTTAAAGGTCATTGCCTTGATTGCCGATGCGGCAGGGTCTGGTGGCATGGCGGGGGGGCAAGTGGTTGACCTCGAGAGTGAACATAAAAAAATTAGCGCTGAGGAATTAAAAAAAATCCATGTGCATAAAACCGGCAAATTAATTCAAGCCTCGGTGACGGCAGGGGCCATGCTGGGCAAGGGTTCGGAAGCACAAATTAACAACCTAGGCCATTACGGCATGAACATTGGGCTCGCCTTTCAAATCGCCGACGATATTTTAGACATTGAAGGCGGTGAAGCGATTGGCAAAGATGTAGGCAGCGACCTCGCCAAAGAAAAATCGACCTACCCCTCTGTGCTAGGTATGGAAACTTCGCGCAAACTCGCCCATGATTTAATCGAGGAAGCCCTAGGCAACCTCCAAGGCTTCTCCGCCCATGCCGACCCCCTCCGGGCCATTGCTCAATATGTCATTAGCCGTAAAAATTAA
- a CDS encoding PIN domain-containing protein: MKAFIDTNLFVYATYSSFPEHSKAKDFLKNCLQENDLWYFSWGVIYEYLRVVTHPQLFKGQTLTLEAALQNVVFFSSAPNITILAETEDHLTYLRDLSKWNFRLVGNLIHDAHHVALMREHDISIIYTADSDLHRFPKIKVVNPLL; the protein is encoded by the coding sequence GTGAAGGCATTTATCGACACCAACCTATTCGTGTATGCAACTTATTCCAGTTTTCCAGAACATTCTAAGGCCAAGGACTTTCTAAAAAATTGCCTTCAAGAAAATGACTTATGGTATTTTAGTTGGGGAGTCATTTATGAATATTTAAGGGTTGTGACGCATCCCCAACTTTTTAAGGGGCAAACCTTAACCCTTGAAGCGGCCTTACAAAATGTTGTCTTTTTTTCTTCCGCTCCTAACATTACTATTTTGGCTGAAACCGAGGACCATCTTACTTATTTGCGGGACTTATCAAAGTGGAATTTCCGACTGGTTGGGAATTTAATTCACGACGCCCATCACGTAGCCCTGATGAGAGAACATGATATTTCTATCATTTATACGGCAGATTCGGATCTGCACCGATTCCCCAAAATAAAAGTGGTCAATCCTCTCCTTTAA
- a CDS encoding type II toxin-antitoxin system RelE/ParE family toxin, which yields MRAFHLIYTSEAKLRIRQLHPVLKSLIRLALDSLQADPWAGKALQKELTGLRSLRVKHFRVLYRVAEEEKQIEILTLGARKTIYEDFALKSNLASR from the coding sequence TTGAGAGCGTTTCATCTCATTTATACCTCCGAGGCAAAACTACGCATTCGTCAATTACATCCCGTTTTAAAATCATTGATTCGGTTGGCATTAGATAGCCTCCAGGCAGATCCTTGGGCGGGAAAAGCCCTGCAAAAAGAGTTGACGGGTCTAAGATCCTTGCGCGTCAAACATTTTAGGGTTTTATACCGTGTGGCTGAGGAAGAAAAACAAATCGAAATTCTCACCTTAGGGGCTCGCAAGACAATTTACGAAGATTTTGCTTTGAAATCCAATTTAGCATCAAGGTAA
- a CDS encoding type II toxin-antitoxin system Phd/YefM family antitoxin, with protein sequence MIHSDKILPVTQVKRELMKLLKSLQNQGGVVAITKDGQAAGILMSPEEYEGLLETLEILHDQSLLRSLHRALKESRAKNWHSHQEVFED encoded by the coding sequence ATGATTCATTCCGACAAAATTCTACCTGTGACCCAAGTTAAGCGAGAGCTAATGAAGCTGCTCAAGTCTCTTCAAAATCAAGGGGGTGTAGTGGCTATTACGAAAGATGGGCAAGCCGCGGGTATTTTAATGAGCCCTGAGGAATATGAGGGTTTGTTAGAGACGTTAGAAATTTTGCATGACCAAAGCTTACTCCGTTCTTTGCACCGTGCCTTAAAAGAAAGCCGTGCTAAAAACTGGCATTCTCATCAAGAGGTTTTTGAGGATTGA
- a CDS encoding type II toxin-antitoxin system Phd/YefM family antitoxin, which yields MKSNLKQDIIPVTELMHQAGRVIKKIRQTRRPILITQNGRAAMVCLDVQEYQEQLKRLEMIDAILAGETAFACGDFSEWKDFEVQLDKM from the coding sequence ATGAAATCGAACCTTAAACAAGACATTATCCCTGTAACGGAACTCATGCATCAGGCAGGAAGGGTTATCAAAAAAATTCGTCAAACTCGTAGGCCTATTTTAATTACTCAAAATGGCAGGGCCGCCATGGTTTGCCTGGACGTTCAAGAATATCAGGAACAACTTAAACGGCTCGAAATGATTGATGCCATCCTCGCCGGCGAAACCGCATTTGCATGTGGTGATTTTTCAGAATGGAAAGATTTCGAAGTTCAACTCGATAAGATGTAA
- a CDS encoding type II toxin-antitoxin system RelE/ParE family toxin, whose translation MKRKIFLSNPAQKDIERMIQYIRLDKPMAAEKFKVLLKNKIKSLENFAERGRKVPELKGTLFENYRELIITPCRIIYKLHSKEVRILRVLHSKRIFSLFSTQGIT comes from the coding sequence ATGAAAAGAAAAATCTTTCTCTCCAACCCTGCCCAAAAAGACATTGAGCGAATGATTCAGTACATTCGCCTCGACAAACCCATGGCTGCTGAGAAATTTAAAGTTCTCTTGAAAAACAAAATTAAATCTTTGGAAAATTTTGCTGAAAGAGGAAGAAAAGTTCCAGAACTTAAAGGAACTTTATTTGAGAATTACCGCGAACTTATCATCACTCCTTGCCGCATTATTTATAAACTTCATTCAAAAGAAGTGCGAATTTTAAGAGTGTTACATTCAAAAAGAATCTTCTCCTTATTTAGTACTCAAGGAATAACGTAG
- a CDS encoding hemolysin III family protein, whose protein sequence is MNSCKTYELPPRKLGEEIANSITHGIGWLLAIVGLIVLVVEAAQFGNAWHIVSCSIYAATLVFMYAASTLYHSLTNPRAKFVFRVIEHSAIFILIAGTYTPLTLVSLRGPWGWSIFGVVWGIAIVGILFKTLLRKRFSWLSTLLYVLMGWIIVVALKPLLQMFPAAGLKWLLWGGLFYTVGAGIYSLKRLPYGHTVWHVFVLAGSACHYFAIKFYVIP, encoded by the coding sequence GTGAACTCGTGCAAAACCTATGAACTTCCTCCTCGCAAATTAGGGGAAGAAATTGCCAACAGCATCACCCACGGTATTGGCTGGTTATTAGCCATCGTGGGGCTGATTGTGTTGGTGGTTGAAGCCGCTCAATTTGGCAATGCGTGGCACATTGTGAGTTGCAGCATTTATGCCGCAACCCTGGTTTTCATGTATGCCGCGTCAACACTCTATCACAGCCTCACCAACCCTCGGGCCAAGTTTGTCTTTCGCGTCATCGAACATTCGGCCATTTTTATTTTAATTGCTGGCACCTACACACCGTTGACCTTAGTAAGCTTACGTGGGCCCTGGGGTTGGTCGATCTTTGGTGTGGTGTGGGGCATTGCCATCGTCGGCATTCTTTTTAAGACTTTATTACGCAAGCGATTTTCATGGTTATCAACCCTCTTGTACGTGTTGATGGGTTGGATCATCGTTGTCGCCCTCAAGCCCCTGTTGCAAATGTTCCCCGCCGCTGGGCTAAAATGGCTCTTATGGGGCGGGCTTTTTTATACCGTGGGGGCCGGCATTTATTCCCTCAAACGCCTCCCTTATGGCCACACCGTTTGGCACGTCTTCGTGCTAGCCGGCAGTGCCTGTCATTACTTTGCGATTAAGTTCTACGTTATTCCTTGA
- a CDS encoding ATP-binding cassette domain-containing protein, whose product MTELLKVDNLVKHFPIRKGFLGRTVGQVQAVNGVSFTLQKGKTLGLVGESGCGKTTLGRMIMRLINPSQGKIYFDSTNLTDLTEGQLRPLRRHFQMIFQDPYSSLNPRMRVGDILEEPLIVQKIGDYPERQKQVEAMLDRVGLPHNARSKYPHEFSGGQRQRIGIARALMLHPQLVVADEPVSALDVSIQAQIINLLKELQQEMNLTYIFIAHDIKVVRHISDEIAVMYLGHVVETLPADQLFQCRHPYTQALLGSVMEVSVERKPPKLLGGEVPSPINLPEGCVFHKRCQYVQDLCKNTRPGLETFEPGKWVACHLAREIPPVNSNGS is encoded by the coding sequence ATGACTGAACTTCTTAAAGTTGACAATTTAGTGAAACATTTTCCCATCCGCAAGGGATTTCTGGGCCGCACCGTTGGCCAAGTGCAAGCGGTCAATGGGGTGAGTTTTACCTTGCAAAAGGGCAAGACTTTGGGTCTTGTTGGCGAGTCGGGCTGTGGCAAAACCACGCTGGGGCGCATGATCATGCGCCTGATTAACCCAAGCCAAGGCAAAATTTATTTTGACAGCACCAACCTTACCGATCTTACCGAGGGGCAATTGCGGCCCTTGCGCCGGCATTTTCAAATGATTTTTCAAGACCCTTATTCTTCACTCAATCCCCGGATGCGAGTGGGGGACATTTTAGAAGAACCCCTCATCGTGCAAAAAATTGGGGATTATCCAGAACGGCAAAAACAAGTGGAGGCCATGCTCGACCGAGTGGGGCTGCCGCACAACGCCCGTAGCAAATATCCCCACGAATTTTCCGGCGGCCAGCGCCAACGCATTGGCATTGCCCGTGCCCTCATGTTGCATCCGCAATTAGTCGTGGCCGACGAGCCGGTGAGCGCGCTCGATGTTTCAATTCAAGCCCAAATTATTAATCTTTTAAAAGAGCTGCAGCAAGAGATGAACCTCACCTATATTTTTATTGCCCACGATATTAAAGTGGTGCGGCATATCAGCGACGAAATTGCGGTGATGTATTTGGGCCACGTGGTAGAAACCCTGCCTGCCGATCAGCTTTTTCAATGCCGTCATCCTTATACGCAGGCCCTGTTGGGTAGTGTGATGGAGGTTTCGGTGGAGCGTAAACCCCCTAAATTATTGGGCGGTGAGGTGCCTTCGCCCATCAATCTTCCGGAGGGTTGCGTTTTTCACAAACGCTGTCAGTATGTCCAAGACCTTTGCAAAAACACACGGCCCGGCTTAGAAACCTTTGAACCTGGCAAGTGGGTGGCCTGCCATTTGGCCCGAGAGATTCCACCCGTAAATTCCAACGGATCTTGA
- a CDS encoding ABC transporter ATP-binding protein has protein sequence MKKAADPLLLKVKDLVTTFTLKGKKLVAVDHVSFDLRRGQILGIVGESGCGKTVTSLSLMRLVDAPGKIESGEVFLFTSQEEQPALPVDLLKLNEEKMCEVRGAKIAMIFQEPMTSLNPVYTVGQQIMEAIILHQKVNKGRARELAIEMLTKVKIPDPERRIDDYPHQMSGGMRQRVMIAMALSCHPDILIADEPTTALDVTVQAQILQLIRELVAEMGMAVILITHDLGVVSQICDEVLVMYAGMVVEQAPVGRLLSLPKHPYTLGLLHSIPTLRQKTGTLASIPGKVPDLAELPEGCRFADRCFNVSAACHLKVPSEKYVGEGQNLRCLNY, from the coding sequence ATGAAAAAAGCTGCGGATCCATTATTGTTAAAAGTCAAAGACCTGGTTACGACCTTTACGCTTAAAGGCAAAAAACTCGTGGCGGTCGACCACGTGAGTTTTGACCTACGGCGGGGGCAGATTTTGGGGATTGTGGGCGAATCGGGCTGTGGCAAGACGGTCACTAGTTTATCTTTAATGCGGCTGGTTGATGCCCCGGGTAAGATTGAATCTGGAGAAGTCTTTTTATTTACCAGCCAAGAAGAGCAGCCTGCCTTGCCGGTTGATTTATTGAAACTCAACGAAGAAAAAATGTGCGAGGTGCGAGGGGCCAAGATCGCCATGATCTTTCAAGAACCCATGACCAGCCTCAACCCGGTTTATACGGTGGGCCAACAAATTATGGAGGCCATTATTTTGCATCAAAAGGTCAATAAAGGGCGGGCCCGCGAGTTGGCGATTGAAATGTTAACCAAGGTTAAAATCCCTGACCCCGAACGTCGCATTGATGACTACCCTCACCAAATGAGCGGTGGCATGCGGCAACGGGTGATGATCGCCATGGCCTTGTCTTGCCACCCCGATATTTTAATTGCCGATGAACCCACCACCGCGCTGGATGTAACGGTGCAAGCGCAAATTTTACAATTAATTCGTGAATTGGTTGCCGAGATGGGCATGGCGGTCATCCTCATCACCCACGATTTAGGGGTGGTTTCGCAAATTTGTGATGAAGTGTTGGTGATGTACGCCGGCATGGTGGTGGAGCAGGCTCCCGTAGGGCGGCTACTTAGTTTACCCAAACATCCCTACACGCTAGGGCTACTGCATTCCATCCCCACCTTGCGTCAAAAAACCGGAACTCTTGCGTCAATTCCTGGCAAGGTCCCTGATTTGGCAGAATTACCAGAGGGCTGTCGTTTTGCCGACCGCTGCTTTAATGTGAGCGCGGCTTGTCACTTAAAAGTGCCAAGCGAAAAGTACGTAGGAGAAGGGCAGAATTTACGATGTCTGAATTATTAA
- a CDS encoding ABC transporter permease, translated as MVWRQFKVSWLNRLGLCIVILLALMALSAPFLANGRPLLLRHEGSTYFPVLQNLWPFSYLKLYPQIDDDTWQTMMEETGWAYFAPVPYSPGDYDLDASLLAPSSAHWLGTDEQGRDILSRMIHGSRISLSVGFVAVSIYTLIGVFFGALAGYFGGKMDWILSRVIEVMICFPTFFLIITIITLVGGSIYNIMIVIGLTGWTGIARLIRGEFLKLRHQDFIVACRAQGMGVFRIMRKHLLPNALAPVFVSATFGVASAILVESSLSFIGFGVQPPTPSWGDILSQASDFIDIAWWLTLFPGIAIFLTITAFNLVGEGLRDAIDPKLKSVE; from the coding sequence ATGGTATGGCGACAATTTAAAGTCAGTTGGCTTAATCGCTTGGGCCTATGTATCGTGATTCTGCTTGCCCTCATGGCTTTGTCTGCCCCTTTCTTGGCCAATGGCCGGCCTTTGTTGTTGCGTCATGAGGGCAGCACTTATTTCCCTGTTTTGCAAAACCTCTGGCCCTTTTCGTATCTCAAACTTTATCCTCAAATCGATGACGATACCTGGCAAACGATGATGGAAGAAACCGGTTGGGCCTATTTTGCCCCCGTGCCTTATTCACCAGGCGATTATGATCTTGACGCAAGTCTCTTAGCCCCAAGTTCGGCGCATTGGTTAGGCACCGACGAACAAGGCCGCGACATTTTAAGCCGCATGATTCATGGTAGTCGCATCTCATTGTCCGTCGGTTTCGTGGCGGTGTCGATTTATACCTTGATTGGGGTTTTCTTCGGGGCGCTGGCTGGCTATTTTGGTGGCAAAATGGATTGGATTCTCTCTCGCGTCATTGAGGTAATGATTTGTTTTCCAACATTTTTCTTAATCATCACGATCATCACTCTCGTGGGAGGCTCTATTTATAATATCATGATCGTCATTGGCCTAACCGGCTGGACCGGTATTGCCCGGCTCATTCGGGGGGAATTTTTAAAACTGCGTCATCAAGATTTTATCGTGGCCTGTCGAGCGCAGGGTATGGGGGTCTTTCGCATCATGCGCAAACACCTCTTGCCCAACGCTTTAGCGCCGGTATTTGTGTCAGCCACTTTTGGGGTGGCCAGTGCCATTTTGGTGGAATCGAGCCTTTCGTTTATTGGCTTTGGAGTGCAGCCGCCCACCCCCAGTTGGGGCGATATCCTTTCGCAGGCCAGTGATTTTATCGATATCGCTTGGTGGTTAACATTATTTCCGGGTATAGCTATCTTTTTGACGATCACGGCGTTTAATTTGGTGGGAGAGGGGTTGCGTGACGCCATTGATCCAAAACTCAAGAGTGTAGAATGA